CGGCAGTCAATGTGGGGCAAGGCGTGGTGGATTTGGATGCGGCAATTTCTAGGTgtccccccctctctctatctctctatTCGACAACGGCCGGCGGATTGTGGGGGCGCGTTGCCGCGGCAGCCAGCAGGGCATGGGGGCAAGGCGCTGTGGTGGGATCCAGCGGCGGCTGGCGTTTTCTTTTTTGGAATGGGTATCACTGCCGGTTGTTGGGCTAGCGGTGATGGATGATCCCATCACCGCCCATCACTGCCAAAACTGGGGGTGATGTAGGTTTGGGGGCTGACAGTAATAGGCCCTTGTGAAGTAGTGGTTTAAGTAAGCTTGAATATTTCCTGCCAAAGTGTACTGGTGAATATATGATCTCTGATGCCATGACGTCTGAATATCTAAATCATGTAAATCTTGGCAATTGATAGTGCAGTGAGAGGATGATCTCCATATGGAACAGACAAAAGTGTACTGTTGAGAATTATATTGAACCATCTTCAACAATTTGGCATGGTTATGTAAATAGCTACCACCTATATGAAATGTTTGGCACCAGTTTCTAGGCTGATCTTGTTTTTTTGAATGATCCTGATGATGGCATGGGAGGGGACTTGTGGGAGCTGGATCATGCACAGATGCCCAGGAACACGACGGATGGTTTCTTTGACGTTATTGGGCAGTGCATCCACAGTCAATGGCAAGCTTGGAGATCTCCTTAATTGCTCCAGTAAGAAATTACGGCATGCACTTCTATATTACCACTTGAAGATGTAAGCACATGGAAGCTACGTTCTCAAGCAACGAGCAGAGGAAGGGCTTAGATTATGACGTTATGAAATCACAAGGGAAACGTTGTAACTTGTAAAAGGATGCAGGAGTGGACCAGATCCTTGGCGCCCCTGTTCTATGTCAATGCAGACACTACATCCCACATGCAACCAACGTTCAGGGCACCATCTTCTAAGTTAATAATGCAGACACATCCCAATTTCGAAATAAGATACCTACCAAGATCAAAGAGCCGAATATATACACTACTATACAGAAGCACATCGCAGAGCAAATCAAGCCAAACATAGCTGCCAATAATGAAGAAGCCCCGGAGCGTCCTCCGGTTGCAGCAATAATTGCCGTTGcagtcatcttcttcctctctgaCATGGTTCTACCACTGCACCAGCACGGGATCGATCTCATTGAACACACCTTCCTTGTAAGCATAATGCTCCTCCAAGGCTTTGATCTCTCCATACACTTCAAACCACTTTTACCCCAGGAAAATAGCAAAATCCCGTCAGGAAAATTATTTCTGACAATAAACCGATAGGCAAATCCCGATGGAATAAAACGACAGAAAATAAAATTGCCTTTAAGCTTCCCGACAGAATTAATTTCCTGTCGTTTTTTTCGGACGATAACCTCACAGGAAAAGAAGTGGATGGCTTCAGACCATATTCCTTATGTCATTTCTATTGGCACTTCTATTCCTAAGTCCACACCGTTTCGCTTTGAGAATTACTGGCTGGATTTCTCTGATTTTTTGCCCACATTAGAAGTTCATAGGCATTCACCACCTTACTTTGCCAATGCTGCAAGAATGTTGTCAGCCAAGTTTGAACAGGTACGTGCTAGCCAGCAGGTAAggttccttgtggtggaacctgtcCACCAGGGTTTGAGTCCTCGACTCGACACTAGTGCTTGCATTTTTCCTAGATTTATTCTAGGATTTAACCGGCGCTATACTTTAATTGGTAAGCGACATGACCGTCGATAGCGAGGTGCCAATGGTGACTTCGCAATCTCGAGGATCTGCCGGCTTAGTCTCTCAGAGATGATTATAAGGGTATGGTTGCATGCACGTATTCATAGGGTTGAGGGTACGTGCACTTGTGAGCATCTGCATCTGCACtgtgttccaaaaaaaaaacaggtgcGTGCTAGACTGAAGAAATGGAGCAAGCAACTATCCAAATTGGGAAAGCTCATCAATAAAAGTAATTGGGTTCTAGCCCTGTTAGACGGACTTCAAGATCAAAGACCTTTGgatcgtgtagaagctaatttGATATCTATTATTAAAACCCACTTAGCCACttttagaagaaaaagaatATACCGGAAGCAAAGAAATACAACACGATGAGTCAAATTTGGAGATGAAAATTCTAGCTTATTTCAGATAATGGCTACATATATCTCGGTTACTTCTACAAGATGGCACATGTCTTACAGGACCAAATTACAGGTGCTCTTTGGTAATCCTACAAGGAACGGCTGGGGTCATCTGAAATTGAAGGGATATCTTATAATCTGGCAATTCTTGTACAACAGGTTCTTTTAACGGAGCTTGATAGTGCTTTCTCTATGGAGGAAATTGAAGCTGTAGTTAAGGATATGCTAGCCATGCCCCTGGACCTCATTGCTTTAATGGGATGTTCATTAAGAAATGATTTTCCTTGAAGGAAACCTGGACCTTACTAGCATGTGTTTCAAGAGCTCTCCAAGAAAtctaagcatgtgtttggttccacgaacAGTGTGGGACGGGATGGTTCAATCCTATTTTTGAATGCGTTTAATTAGTTGGGGGATATACGGGATGGGATCAGCCCTCAAAGGAAACACTCCCTGTTTTTGTGGGATAACTCCATTCCTCCGAAATGAGCGGACGGGGTGTCCCACTTCATCTCTTATCATGAGTCATTTTGTTCCATCCCGCACGTTGTGCAAGGCAAGACTGGCGTGGCGCAGGATGAGGCGAGGCTAAGCGGCTTTGGCGAATGGCAAGGGTCAGCAGGCACCAGGTTTGGCGAGACGTTTTGTATCATCCCGCACATGGTGCGGAGGCAACCCCAAGACCGGCAGGGGTGAGCTCCCGGGGCCGCACGGCTAGCTGGCTGCCAGCACAGTTGGGTGAAGCTCCTCGGGCGGCACTAGCAAGCTTTGCAGTGATAGATGGCAACGGTAGCTGCAGCCACCGGACTGACGTAGAGGAAGATTGTGCTCATTAGAATCACCACTACTACAGAGAGGAATATCACCACGGTCCCAAAACTgacatcaccgccggttttggGAATCGGTGGATTTAGAATGGCGGTGATAGCCGACCTCCCAACCGGCGGTGATGCCCTgttccaaaaaacaaaaaacaaactaGCGTCATCGCTGTCATCACTTCCATCACCGGTCCTTCCCACCGCGTGATGTGCTCGCACCTTGCACCTCGCCAGTTCTCACCACCATCTCACTGGATTAGGCGTTCCCACGCGTTGCGCCGCAGCAGCTCAACTTGCTGCTTGATACCCACCACACGCCGCTagcttagagagagagagagcctcACCACCTACCGATGGAGCCATGCCCACCGGAAGCCAAGCCCACGCCGCACCTTGCGCCCGTGCCATCAGGCGCTTAGCCCACGCCGCACCTGCTACTCACTGCCGCCGCGAGTGCGGGGCGAGCAGAgggtggaggggaggggtggcAGGGAAAGAGGATGCGGTTGGGGGTGGGGAGGGAGTAGAGCTCTAAGATCCAGGGGAGAGAGGTAGAGAGGGGATCCAGTGAAtgggggaggaaggagagaggaaaAGGATGGAGAGAGCGGGGCGGAGGGGGGGAGGCGTGGTGGTCCTTGGGAGATGTGCTGGTGGGTGAGTCTTTTCATGGGTCCACCTCATGCATCACCGTCGGTTGGTGTTAAAATTGGGTGGTGATAGCATCACCGCCAGATTTTAACACCAACCGGTGGTGATATGAACATATCACTGCCGGTTTATTGCTAAAACCGACAGTGATGTTATTTTTTCTTACCGCCCGATAGTGAAAGGTTATTACCGCTAGTTTTATTTAATCCGGCAGTGATAGATCGGCCAGGATAGACCTTTCTATAGTAGTGGACATGGGTTCCAGTGACGGTGGCTAAGAGAGAAGAAAATGTTGTTCCCAGTGACGGTGTCTAAAGAGAGCAGAAAATGTTGTTCCCGGTGATAGTGTCTAAGAGAGCAGAAAATGTTGTTCATCTCATCTATTGTAGTTCCtctaaccaaacaaaaaatcGGGATGGATCCATCCCTCTTAACCAAACACGAGTCCGGATGATCTTATCCCCAAAAACTGGGACAGGACCAACTCATCCCAACTTGTAGCTGCTTCAAGGTTTATATACGTCTAAATTTAGATCATTAATCAGATCCGATGAGATACAGaagtaaaagaaagaaatctgGAGGCTAAGCTTGCAGTTATCTTACGAATATTAAAACACTAAAAGGGTAGAAAAATCAATGACAGCCACGTGAGACTTACACATTTGTTATCTCATCATCTAGTACTGGGTAGAAGTACATTGGAGAGCAAAGCAGGCAAAGTTGCAAACAATGAAGTGGAGGAGCTTGCCCGCGGCGACTGTAGCGATCGCCACTGgcgtcgtcttcttcctctctgcCATAGGAGCACCAGCGGCCATGGCCAGTGTCGTCGAACACACCTTTGTTGTAAGTATTATGAGCATCCATGGCCACTGCCCTCTATTGTTTCTGCATAATGTTAACCAGCATCCGTACTGGATCTGGAACAGGCAATGCAAATGTACATTTCCATAATTGATTTGTTGGAACATGCATATTTAGGTGAGACAGGTGAAAATGACGCACTTGTGCAAGGAAACGCTGGCAACCGTGGTGAACGGGCAGTTTCCAGGGCCAGCAATAGAGGTCACAGAGGGAGACTCGGTGACAGTTCATGTCGTCAACCAGTCACCCTACAACTTAACAATCCACTGGTAAAACTGCAAATCCTTTTATTATAGCATAGAGAAACAACCTGCACATTGCACTTCTAGCAACAAACTTTTCGCCATGtctaaaaacaattcacatataACTTCCACTGCATTTGGATCTGCTCAGTCTGTCAAGCGCGTGAAATATACTCCAGCGCTGATCTACTGCCTAAGATGGGGATTCAACATTAAGTTGATTGCCGGCACATGAGAAATAGCGCATCagatttcattttgttttctgaAGCTTCTGTTCTGTGTTTTCTGATGCAGGCATGGAGTGAAGCAGCGGCTCAACTGTTGGGCAGACGGGGTGCCAATGATCACCCAGTGCCCCATTCTACCAAACCAGAACTTCACCTATAGATTCAACGTTGCTGGACAGGAAGGCACATTGTGGTGGCATGCTCATGTTTCCTTCCTCCGGGCTTCCGTGCACGGCGCCTTGATCATCCGGCCGAGACGTGGGGCCAGCTCGTACCCATTTCCGAAGCCTTACAAGGAGATCCCCATCATTATAGGTTCTATATGGAAGCTGAATAGTTTTCGAATTTGGCATGGTTGCAGAAGTGCTATTATTCTCCCGGCTGAACTCTTGTTACTTTGATCTTGGTAATGGCAGGTGAGTGGTGGGAAATGGACCTTTTAAAGGCGGACTGGGGCATTAAGCAGCATGTGATTGATGCTTACTTCAATGCATCGACAATAAACGGAAAGCTTGGAGATCTCTACAGCTGCTCTGGTAATCAAGTAGTAATTTTGATAAAGGGGCACAATTTCCTAATTTCGATTGGATTCAACTCTGCAGGTGCCGTAGAAGATGGATACTTGCTTGATGTGGAACCCGGAAGAACCTACCTGCTACGAATTATCAACGCTGCGCTCTTTGCTGAGTACTACCTAAAGATCGCCGGCCACAAGTTCACGGTTGTCGCCGCAGACGCCAACTATGTTAGCCCGTACACCACGGATGTCATTGCCATTGCACCCGGTGAGACCGTGGATGCCCTTCTGGTCGCCGACGCTGATCCTGGCAGATACTATATGGTAGCCGTGCCCAACCAGTCGCCGTTGCCAGACCCGCAAAGCCCAACGTTGATCACCAGAGGAATAGTTCAGTATAGCAACAAGCAAAGAGCTGCCGATGGAGGAGGACGTCCATCCAGTGATATTCCAGTGTCACCAGAGATGCCTGACCAGCATGACATGATTACATCGTTCTACTTCCATGGAAACCTGACAGGCCTACACCATCCCCAGCACCTGGAGGTGCCGAAGCATGTTGATGAGCGCCTGTTCATCACACTCGGCCTGGGCTCCATCTGCCGGGGAGGACAATCTTCCTGCAAGAGGAGCGAGAACAATGAGTCCATGGATGTGGCGACCATGAACAGCTTCACCTACCAGCAACCTGCGGTCGCTACACCACTCCTGGAGCTACACTACTACAGCATCGACAACCGCGTGCTGAGCATGCTGCAAGAGCTCCCAGACAAGCCGCCGAGGGTGTTCAACTACACCGACCCAACCCTTATCCCACCTGGACCCAAAGAAGCCAAGCTGGAGCCGACGTCCAAGGCGACGATTGCACGGCGTTTCCGGCAAGGGGctgtggtggaggtggtgttcCAGGGTATGGCGATTTTATCAAGCGAATCGAACCCGATGCACCTACACGGGCATGATGTGTTCGTGCTCGCTCAGGGCGAAGGCAACTATGACGCAACGAGGGATGTGCCAATGTACAACCTTGTGAATCCGGCTGTCAAGAACACCGTATTTGTGCCGAGGCTTGGCTGGGTTGCTGTCCGCTTCATCGCAGATAATCCAGGTGGGTCGCAGATCTCCCTTGTCcgttaaatttatttttacttGAAATAGCTGCAGACCTAAAAATTTACTTTTAGCCGGTATTATGTAGGGAAAAAATATCCTGTGATACGAACGTCACATGCAAATAACACAGCTAGATTATAGAATACTATTTTTAAGTAGCTTCCAAATTTGAACAAAAATCTTATTGGACAAAAACAGTTAGCTAATTATTATTGTAGCTATCATAAATATAACTATCATAAATCGCAAGAGCTGTGTTTCCAAGAGAAAATAAGAATTTTCTCCATCTTTCGACATATTAACCCCCCACATTGAAGAAAATTATTTCATGTTTAGTTTCTGGGAAACTATTACATTTCACTCAATCTAACGATTTGTTTAGACGTGCACTGTATTTACTGGTGTATCTTTgaaacatcaccaccaatatctaATACTTTGTCTGTCATGGTGTACAGGGATATGGTACATGCATTGCCATTTTGGGTTTCATCTCTCAATGGGCATGGTTGCATTATTCATCGTAGAGGATGGGTCAACAGTGAACACATCTCTCCCTGCACCACCTGCGGATTTTCCAACATGTGGACATGACCACAATGTTATGTCAAATGAGTTCTACCCTATCTAAGGAAATTGAACTGACATTGATAAATGGAGTCTAGTAGACAGTTCCAAACACTGACTTTCAAATAAGTTTACAGAGGAAAGATGCATAAATCTCGAGATGAAACAAAAATCCTTGCTAGTCAAAATTAATCTGTATATGTATCTTGAGATGTGTCCTATTAGGTAAACATTTAATCTATAACGTTGAGCTGTAATTATGTAAACATGGGCAGAGAGACAAAGAGGACGCTAGGTTATTTCCAAAGGCATCCTCTAAGCCCCACCATAAAAAATTATGGGTGCCTACCCTATCTATGGGACATTATAGAATATTAATTATAACACTAAAGCAATGAAATAAATGATGTGCTACAAATAAAACATTTAGGCGAGTGTCCGATGCTGAAGGGCGCCACGCGTCGGCCATCTAGCGTGGTCCTGCACGGCGCGTCCTTTGCAGGGCTCCTGCACAGAATTTTTTTCCATGCATTATGAGTGACGGCCCTAGCAAGATACGTTACCACTAACTCGTTAAAGGTTATGGGTTATGACGTGCATCACTGCGTATCACCTTTCCCAAATCACATAGCTTGAGTTCTCAAGTAGTGCTGCTGTTCTAGCCGGTTTGCTCTGCGATGCACACTTCtatacactacgggaaagctaaaaattgccgagtgtattttttttaccgagtgtttttttgcgagcactcggcaaacaagctctttgccgagtgccaagccaaaaacactcagcaaaaaaaaacactcggcaaatcggggctttgccgagtgtcaaataaaaacactcggcaaagccccctctttgccgagtgtcaaaaaaaaacactcggcaaagaagggggtttgccgagtgttttttttttgacactcggcaaaaaataattttttttcctcttttcactatgaaattttttctactccccacatacaacatgtggtactccatgttaaaatttggtatatttttggatgtatttgctatatttatttaattaattgcatttcaaggaaatttttggtataagtcaaatttgaactgcaagtgattcaaattatggaacaaaataagtagaaaaatgatattcatattattcggcccaatttgagacctgacccatgaaatgacaagaaattttgaacatcttgttcaggaaacacgaccacgaacgtgtggcagtggtatttttaaattataaaaaaaaaagcaaagtctgaaaattatgagatttgtcatgatgtgatgatatcataggtggaggctgtggaaaaaaattgagaatgttttgcacatttcgtcacgtacgatgtttacaaactgaagcatttcagaagaagaatagtaatgttgagaaggattgcataagatttggagtcaatatgacggtcgagttttgatttgactacaaaactttttgtatagtcaatagagaatatatattatttcatttaaatttttgacaattttttaaaactgttagatattttttaaatttttttaaaaatatctttgccgagtgtcctaggttagacactcggcaaacaaccgttcaccgagtgtcaccctaggacactcggcgaccctttttttttcccaaccgCAACGCCTTATCCCCGCACCGCACTCGGCCCCCTCGATCTCCTCAGCCACTACTCcctcacctcttcctctctcccccccacccccggccccggcgcccggcgccccccggcccgccgcccggcgccccccgctccgccgcccggcgcccgacgcccggcccctttgccgcccggcgcccggccccgcccgccgccgcccccttcttcccctccggatccgtcctctccttccccagctcccgcccctccggccggatccgcgcccccttcttcccctccggcgcggatccggcggcccccacctctctcccctccggatctggcgcgtggtggcgggcggcagcgggcgtggcggtgggcggcagcggtgggcggcagcaggcggcagcggcgggcggcggcggcgggcggcagcggcgggcggcggcggcgagcggccgcgggcgtggcggccggtggcggcgtggtggtcgtggccgcggccggcggcagcgggcggcagcggcgtggtggcgggcgtggcggccggtggcggcgtggtggccgtggccggcggccgacggccggcggctgtttctgtttttttttattttttccgaaaatgtttgccgagtgctcgatgttcgacactcggcaactccaccgtttgccgtaggaaagttcgccgagtgccgttcgccgagtgttacactcggcgaactctttgccgagagtttttcggcctttgccgagtgcctcctgtttccggtagtgatagTGGTAGATCTATCATATATGGCTATACGTTTGGTACTTGGCACTTAACAAAAGGTAAAGTGGCATGGTCGTAGATGCGTTTTACATAGAAGTTAGCGCATGGGCATTGACGGAGATCACATGGCATTAACTGCATTTGTCATCCAACCACGCCGCGATCCTGTCATAATTTCACTATCACTTGATGTTTGTCAATAAACTTGATTTAAAGAAAGAGCTTCATCAGACTAAGACTAGGTGATTAGTAAAATCGATTAGTGATCGGATCAAACTAGTGCACTCGATGCTTACTTGGTCATAGATCATGGACTTTGCTTGAAACAAATATTAATTATGGCTGAGTAGCACGGGCTTAGTTGAGGCAGGGAACCAGGAACACGAACGCCATACGTAAGGCCGGCCCAGCACTCAGCGCAAGCAGCCTGCTGGGCAGATCTAGCAGTATAGCACCATACGGCAGCACATGGGCCTGTAGCACCACAGATACAGAATTGCTTAGTTTTTGGCCCGATTTGTTGGAATTTTATATATGGTGGGATTCTTACTTTCATGTTTTTGGACACATTTGCATTTCCTGGTGCGCTCATGAATAAAGCTTTCATGAAAGTTGTTCTTGTCATTGTGTtaatttgaatttaaaaaaaaacttgattgTTGTAAAAGTCGTGATTAAATTTCTTAGTCTATACACGATTCGTGGATGTATAGCTCGGATAATGAATTTCTTAGTCCAGCGAGCAGGTATATGATGGCTAGTGAGGGTAGCGCCTATTTTTTTaagtagatgcatattcataTGAACATAGATCTTAGGAAGAGAACGTTTTTCTTTCTATGTTTTTTATCTTGTATTAACCTTTGCTACTTAATTTAGCTTAGTTTTTCTATCTACAAAACTCATATCGCTTGGTTTCATTAGTAAGATTCCACttgttccacagattgataaactttGGAAAATTCCTCTGAGAGAAAAGTTACAACTGATCCATGCACTTGTGGTTCACTACTGCCAATAGTAGTCAAGTTCATAGCTGCAATAACCAATAAGTGAATCAACATGTGGCCTGTGAGAGTAATGTAGTTAAAGAGGTTGCGGATCAATTTATGGATCAATCTGTAGGGGATGTAGTTAAAGAGTTTATTACACTCTTAGGGTATGACATTTACCAAGTGGGTATCGCTATGGACAAGTTTGATAGATCGGGGTCACCAATAGATGCTGCAGACTAGCTACGCAAGATAGAGAAGGTCATGGATGGGTGTATAGGCAATATAGAGAAGGTCATGGATGGGTG
This genomic window from Setaria viridis chromosome 8, Setaria_viridis_v4.0, whole genome shotgun sequence contains:
- the LOC117866519 gene encoding laccase-15 isoform X2; amino-acid sequence: MKWRSLPAATVAIATGVVFFLSAIGAPAAMASVVEHTFVVRQVKMTHLCKETLATVVNGQFPGPAIEVTEGDSVTVHVVNQSPYNLTIHWHGVKQRLNCWADGVPMITQCPILPNQNFTYRFNVAGQEGTLWWHAHVSFLRASVHGALIIRPRRGASSYPFPKPYKEIPIIIGEWWEMDLLKADWGIKQHVIDAYFNASTINGKLGDLYSCSGAVEDGYLLDVEPGRTYLLRIINAALFAEYYLKIAGHKFTVVAADANYVSPYTTDVIAIAPGETVDALLVADADPGRYYMVAVPNQSPLPDPQSPTLITRGIVQYSNKQRAADGGGRPSSDIPVSPEMPDQHDMITSFYFHGNLTGLHHPQHLEVPKHVDERLFITLGLGSICRGGQSSCKRSENNESMDVATMNSFTYQQPAVATPLLELHYYSIDNRVLSMLQELPDKPPRVFNYTDPTLIPPGPKEAKLEPTSKATIARRFRQGAVVEVVFQGMAILSSESNPMHLHGHDVFVLAQGEGNYDATRDVPMYNLVNPAVKNTVFVPRLGWVAVRFIADNPGIWYMHCHFGFHLSMGMVALFIVEDGSTVNTSLPAPPADFPTCGHDHNVMSNEFYPI
- the LOC117866519 gene encoding laccase-15 isoform X1, with protein sequence MKWRSLPAATVAIATGVVFFLSAIGAPAAMASVVEHTFVVRQVKMTHLCKETLATVVNGQFPGPAIEVTEGDSVTVHVVNQSPYNLTIHWHGVKQRLNCWADGVPMITQCPILPNQNFTYRFNVAGQEGTLWWHAHVSFLRASVHGALIIRPRRGASSYPFPKPYKEIPIIIGEWWEMDLLKADWGIKQHVIDAYFNASTINGKLGDLYSCSGNQVVILIKGHNFLISIGFNSAGAVEDGYLLDVEPGRTYLLRIINAALFAEYYLKIAGHKFTVVAADANYVSPYTTDVIAIAPGETVDALLVADADPGRYYMVAVPNQSPLPDPQSPTLITRGIVQYSNKQRAADGGGRPSSDIPVSPEMPDQHDMITSFYFHGNLTGLHHPQHLEVPKHVDERLFITLGLGSICRGGQSSCKRSENNESMDVATMNSFTYQQPAVATPLLELHYYSIDNRVLSMLQELPDKPPRVFNYTDPTLIPPGPKEAKLEPTSKATIARRFRQGAVVEVVFQGMAILSSESNPMHLHGHDVFVLAQGEGNYDATRDVPMYNLVNPAVKNTVFVPRLGWVAVRFIADNPGIWYMHCHFGFHLSMGMVALFIVEDGSTVNTSLPAPPADFPTCGHDHNVMSNEFYPI
- the LOC117866519 gene encoding laccase-15 isoform X3: MKWRSLPAATVAIATGVVFFLSAIGAPAAMASVVEHTFVVRQVKMTHLCKETLATVVNGQFPGPAIEVTEGDSVTVHVVNQSPYNLTIHWHGVKQRLNCWADGVPMITQCPILPNQNFTYRFNVAGQEGTLWWHAHVSFLRASVHGALIIRPRRGASSYPFPKPYKEIPIIIGAVEDGYLLDVEPGRTYLLRIINAALFAEYYLKIAGHKFTVVAADANYVSPYTTDVIAIAPGETVDALLVADADPGRYYMVAVPNQSPLPDPQSPTLITRGIVQYSNKQRAADGGGRPSSDIPVSPEMPDQHDMITSFYFHGNLTGLHHPQHLEVPKHVDERLFITLGLGSICRGGQSSCKRSENNESMDVATMNSFTYQQPAVATPLLELHYYSIDNRVLSMLQELPDKPPRVFNYTDPTLIPPGPKEAKLEPTSKATIARRFRQGAVVEVVFQGMAILSSESNPMHLHGHDVFVLAQGEGNYDATRDVPMYNLVNPAVKNTVFVPRLGWVAVRFIADNPGIWYMHCHFGFHLSMGMVALFIVEDGSTVNTSLPAPPADFPTCGHDHNVMSNEFYPI